GCCGCGAGCAGGCCCGGCAGCCCGGCCTCCACCAGCCAGGTCAGCCACAGGTTGTGGGAGTGGTAGAACCGCTGGTCACCCGGGATGCGCGCGTCGATGAACGGTCCCGAGCGGCCGAGGCCGACGCCCCACGGGTGCTCCCGCACCAGCTCCAGCGACACCCGCCAGACCTCCGTGCGCGGTCCCAGCGAGAAACGCGCCAGCAGGGTCCCGAAGGCCACGGCGATGCCCGCCGCCACGCCCAGCGCGGAGCCCACCAGCGTGCGGGACGAGGGGTTCCGCAGCGCCAGCGCGGCCACCGTCAGGGCGACGAGGCTGACGAGGCCGCCCCGCGACAGCGTCATCACGAGGGCCGTGGTGCCCAGCGCGCCGAGGGCGATCGCCGCCGCCTGGGCCCACCGCCGCCCGACCCGCGGGCCGAGGGTGCCCCGCAGCGCGACGCACCCGACCGGCACGAGGAGCACCAGCACGGGCGCGAGCAGGTTCGGGTTGGTCAGCGTGCCGATCACCCGCACGGCCGTGACCGCGCGCTCGCAGCTGTCCGCCCCGCCGACGATCTCCGCGCGGCAGTAGCCCGTGTCGAGCCCCAGCACCCACTGCAGGACGGCCACGAGCGCGGTCGTCCCGACCGCTGCGGCCGCCGCCAGCGCGAGCACGGTGCGGCCGCGCCGCCAGGCGACCTGCACGCCGACGAGCAGGTAGAAGGCCAGCGCGAAGGCGAGGTGCGCCCAGAGGCGGCTCCCCCCGTGGCCGTTGATCCAGAAGGCCAGGACCCCCGCCCCCAGCCCAGCGGCGACGGCCAGGTCGAGCGGGGTGCGGAGCGCCCGCCGCGGCAGGCCGCCGCGGAGGAGCGCGAGCAGCCCGGCAGCGGAGAGCGCGGCCACCGGCGTGGCCGAGAGGCGGACGACGACGGTGGCGACGACGACGAGGAGCGCGGCCCCCACGGCGACGACGAGGGCACCCCTCGTCGGGCGGATCGCTCCGGTCGGGACGGTCCGCGTGCGTTCGTCGGTCACCACGTCGAGCCATCCTGTCCGGTCCCCCAAGCGCTCACGCACCCGAGGGGGTAGAACGGAGCCATGACCCCGGCTGCCGGCGACGCGGTGCGCGTCGAGATGAGCAAGCACGGCGGAGCGCCCCACTGGCGCTACGACGCCGTGGTGCTGGGCTCCGACGCCGACGGGACCTGGCTCGGGGTGCCGGCCGGCACCCACCACGAGCGTCCCGGCGCCGCGTTCGACTCCGCCGTCGACAAGGTGGTGAGGATCACCGCCGAGCACCGGGTCGCGGCCCTCCTCGACGCCGGCCTCTGGTGCGACGTGTACGTCGACGTCGCCACCCCGCCGCGGTGGGACCTGACCGGACCGGTGCCGGTGCTGCGCTCCGTCGACCTCGACCTCGACGTCATCCGTCGCGCCGACGGCACGGTGTTCGTCGACGACGAGGACGAGTTCGCCGACCACCGGGTGAGCCTCGGCTACCCCGACGACCTCGTCGCCGCCGCGGAGGCGTCGAGCGCCACGACGTTCGCCGCCGTGCGCGACGGCGCGCCGCCGTTCGACCGCGCCACCGTGGCGCACTGGCTCGACGTGCTGCGGGCGCTCCGGTGAGCGGCGGCACCCCGGGGCTGCCGGTCCACCTCCGCCCGCCGGACCGTCCCGGCCTGGTCCGCCTGCTCGAGTGCGTGGCGGTGCTCGGTGCCCTGCTGCTGGTGCTGGGCGGACCCGTGTGGTGGTTCATGCACGGCACGGCCGCCGGCTGGGCGGAGCAGCACGTCGTCGAGGTCTCCGTGCCGGCCGACGCGACCTGCCGCACCGGTCCCCCGCCCGGACGGCCCGTGACCTGCGAGGCCGCGTGGACGGCGTACGACGGCGGCACGCCGGTCACGGGCGAGGTCAGCAACCGGTACGGCGGGGACGAGCCCCGCCCGGGCGCGACCCTGGACGCGCGGGAGGTGCGGGCCGCCGGCTCGGACGGGGACGGCGGCCTCGCGTTCACGGGCTACCAGGCCGTGCTGCTGCGCTGGGCGCTGGTCGCGCCGTACCTGGCGGTCGGGGGCGGCGTGCTGCTCGTCGGCGCCGCGGTCGGGCTCGGGCGCCACGACCCGCGCTGGCGCTCGACCCGGACCGACCTGCCTCCGCCGGGCTGACCGGGGAGGAAGAAAACGCGGACCGGACCCGGCCGGCGGGCTCAGCGGCGACGCGCCGCCCGGGCCCGGAGCGGTCCGACGAGACGGGGGCCGGCCAGGCGGTTCTCGAGCCGGGCGGCCTCCCGCTTGAGGGGCTGGGCGACGTACTCCCCCAGGATCACGCCCGAGGCGAGGGCGACGGCCACCGACGCGGCCTGCACGAGGGCCAGCAGCCCGGGCGAGGTGGAGCCGCCGCCCTCGGCGAGCAGCGAGAGGCCGCGGTAGATCGTGAGCCCCGGCAGCATCGGCACGATCGCCGGCACGACGATGACCAGCGGCGGCACGCGCACCCGGCCGGCGACGCCATAGGCCACGAGGCCGATGCCGAAGGCGGCGATGCCCGCCGCCCAGACACGGCTGTCGGAGGCCTCCCGCACGGCGGAGTAGAGCAGGATCGCCAGCGACGCGACGACCGCGAGCGGCAGGATCGAGCGACGCGGGGCGTAGGTCGCGCCCGCGAAGGCCGCCGCGCAGACCGCGGAGCCCAGGGCGAGCATGCCGACGCCGACCCAGCCGGCGCGCCCGGGGTCGACGTTGGTGATCTCGACCCCCACGACCGACGCCAGCGTGAGGCCCCCGCTGACGCCGGCGATGATGCCGGCCGTCGCGAGCAACGCCTCGAGGATCCGGGCGCTGGCGGTGACGTAGAACCCCGTGAGGGCGTCCTGGATCGCGCCCATGAACCCGATCCCGGCGAGCAGCATGATGATGTTGGCGGTGACCATCAGCGACACGTCGACGTCGGGGACGACGGCGGCGATGCCCGTGGCCAGCACCGCGGCCACGAGCCCGCCGGCGACCTGGAGGTAGAACGTCGGGAGGCGGCGCCGCGCCATGGCGAGCTGCACCCGGTCGATGAGCACCGCGGCCACCAGCGCGAGGCCGACCACCACGAGGGACCCGCCGAGCTGCAGCGTCACCCCGGCGCACATGAACCCCCAGGCACCGGTGACGAGCCAGCGGGGCGAGCCGTGGCCCGACGAGACGATGCCCGCGAGGCGGGACCGCGCCTCGACGAGGTCGATCTCGTCGGTCAGCACGGCGGTCACCAGGCGGTCGACCTTGGTGAGGTCGTCGTAGTCGATGTCGCGCTGCTTCACCTGGCGGATCTGCACGATCGGGGGCTCACCCGGGTCGGCCTGGTAGGACATCGAGAGCGAGGTGAAGGTCACGTCGATCTCGGGGTGTCGCACGCCGAGGTGGCGGGCCAGCGACTGCATCGTGGCCGTCACGTCGGCGGCGCCCGCACCCGAGGAGAGCAGCACCTCCCCCACCCGCAGGCTGAGGTCCAGCGTGAGGTTGAGGGTCCGTGCGTCGAGGGATTCGGCAGCCACGTCCCGCATGATGCCTGCCGCTCGCTCGCGGCCGAAACGGGCGTGGTGGGGGTTCCTGTGGTTGGCTCGTGCCGTGCGCATCGACTTCCGCGGATCGCCCCGCCCGACGCTCGGCGTCGAGTGGGAGCTGGCGCTCGTGGACCGGACCTCCCGCGACCTCGTCAGTCGGGCCCAGGAGGTGCTCACCACCGCCCACGGGCGGTTGGAGCAGCCCCACCTGCTGCACGCCGAGCTGCTCCGCAACACCGTCGAGCTGGTGACGGGGGTCTGCGACGACGTCGGCGAGGCGATGGCCGACCTGCGCACGACGTACGACGTCGTGGCCGCCGCCGCCGCGGAGCACGACGCCGACCTGTTCGGCGCGGGCACCCACCCCTTCGCCTCGTGGTCGACCCAGCAGCTGTCGCCGGGCCACCGCTACGAGGAGCTCATCAACCGCACCCAGTGGTGGGGGCGCCAGATGCTCATCTGGGGCGTGCACGTGCACGTCGGCCTGCCGGAGCAGGCCCGGGTGATGCCGGTGCTGTCGGCGCTGCTCACCTACTACCCCCACCTCCAGGCCCTCTCGGCGTCGTCGCCCGTCTGGGCGGGCACCGACACCGGCTACGCCTCCAACCGCGCCCTCATGTTCCAGCAGCTGCCCACCGCGGGCCTGCCCTTCCAGTTCGAGCGCTGGGAGGAGTTCGAGGCCTTCGCGCACGACCAGATGACCACCGGCGTCATCGACGACCTCTCGGAGATCCGCTGGGACGTGCGTCCCGCCAGCCACCTCGGCACCATCGAGAACCGTGTCTGCGACGGCGTCTCCAACTTCGACGAGCTCGCCGCACTGACGGCGCTCGTGCACTGCCTCGTCGTCGACCTCGACACCCGGCTGGCCGCCGGCGAGACACTCACCGTGCTGCCGCCGTGGCACGTGCAGGAGAACAAGTGGCGCACTGCGCGCTACGGCCTCGACGCGATCATCATCCTCGACGCGGCCTCCAACGAGCGCCTCGTGACGGACGACCTCGACGACCTGCTGACCCGGCTCGAGCCCGTGGCGCGACGGCTCGGGTGCGCCGACGAGCTCCGCAGCGTCGCGGACATCCCCCGCCGCGGCGCGTCGTACCAGCGCCAGCGGGCCGTCACCGCCGGCGGTGGCGACCTCGTCGCGGTCGTCGACGCCGTCGTGCGCGAGCTGCGCGACGGGATCGCGCCGGCCTGAACGCCCGAGCGCTCGAGGCCCGGGGCCGCCGAGCGCCAGCCGCCTCAGCCCACGGGCGGCAGCGCGTCCGTCGCCTCCAGCGCCTCCATGCCCGTGACCTCGAGCAGGTCGGCGATCACCGAGCGCATCTGGGCGAGGAGCACCTCGACGCTCAGCTCGTCGGTGCGCTCCAGCTGGGCCGAGCCGCGGGCCGCCCGCAGCAGCAGCGGCTGCGCGTCGGTCGCCATGCGGTTGTGGGCGAGCTCGCCCGCGACCGCCTCCGCGGCCTCGGAGATCTCCCGGCACAGCACGGCGTACCCCGGCGGCACCGGCCGACGGCGGTACGCCGCGATCGCCGTGCGCCGCGTCAGCACGCGCGTGCTGCGCAGCGCCTTGTCCAGCGGCTCTACCAGCTCGCTCATGCGCCGCACCGAGTCGCGGTGCCGGAACCGGAACGGTGACGACGCCACGACCGACATGCCCTCGTCGGCCGCGTCCTGCAGCTCGCGGATGAGGAAGTCGGTGGCCCGGGCGTCGGCCAGCACGTCGAAGGCCCGCTCGGTGTCGCCGTCGACCATCACCTCCGAGGCCGCCCGCAGCAGCGCCGCGATCTTGCGCACCACCACGGCCGCCTGCTCCCGCGGGCGCCGTAGCGGCGCCGACGGCACGAGCGTCGCGGCCACCAGCGCCACCGCGCCCCCGACGAGGGCGTCGGTCCAGCGCACGAACGCGCCGCCCGGCGTCGGCACGAGCGTGGCCACGAAGATGGCCTGCACCGCCGACTGGGTGACCAGCAGCTGCCCACCGTCGAGGAGCAGCGCCGTCGACATCGACAGCACGACGATGAGCATCAGCTGCCACCAGCCCGAACCGATCTGCAGCACGAGGAGGTCGGCGACGAGCACGCCGACGGCGACGCCGACCGCCACCTCGGCCACCCGGCGCAGTCGCTGACCGTAGGACGTGCCGAGACCCAGCACGGCCGCCACGGGCGCGAAGAACGGGTGGTCGTGGCCGAGCACGTCGGCGGCCAGGAACCAGGCCACACCGGCCGCGATCGCGCACTGGGCGACCTGGAAGCGCTTGGAGCGCCACCGCGCCACCCGGGCGCTCGCCGACAGCCGGCCCTTGGCCCAGATCCGATCGACGGGCAGCGCCTCCACGAGGCCCGATCATGCCAGAGGAGGCGCCGCCCCGAGCCGTGACGAGGCCCGCAGCCGGTCAGCCGGCGTGCACCGCGCCACGGCCTCCCCCGCCGGCGTCGTGGCGGGCCCAGGCGATGGCGACCTGGAGGTCGGCGAGGTCCCGGTACCACGTCTCCACCTCGGCGACGCACACCGCGACCTGCACCTCCGTGTCGTACTCCCCGCACTCCGCCGTCGCCTCCGACAGCGTCGGCGGGTGCAGCGTCGTGCCGTCGTGGTGCTCGATCGAGAACCCGTTGTCGGCGTCGCCCTTCACCGCCACCACCGTGTCGCCCGGCGGCACCCAGCCGGGCGCCCGCTCGGCGGCACCCTCGGCACCCACGGCGGCCACCGCACCGCCCCCGCCGACCGCGAGGGCCACCACGGCCCCCACCGCCGCTCCCGCCACGGTCCCCATCGCGATCCCTGCTGCTCGACGTGCCATCTCGTCCCCCGTCCCGTGCGCACCGGACCGTCCGGCGCGGACGAGGACGACGCTAGGACGCAGCGACCCCGCCCGGGCGTGCCCGGACGGGGCCTGGGGACAGCGGTCCCCCGCGCTGCGGCTGGGGAGGACGAGCGGGCCGATCAGCGGGCCGATCAGTAGATCGTCACGCTCACCGTCTGGGAGCAGCCCGCGGCGTACGACGTCAGCGCCTGCTTCTCGGCCGCGTCGACGGTGAGACCCCAGCGGTGCTTCACCGACACCCACTCGGTGACGTAGCGGCAGCGCGAGCCGGAGGGCATCCACTCGGCGGGGTCCTGGTCGCTCTTCGAGCGGTTGGAGGAGGCGCTGACGGCGATGAGCGACCCGTAGAAGCCGAGGTCGTTGGCGAAGGCCTCCCGGCGGCTCGACGACCACCGCGAGGCGCCGGAGTCCCACGCCTCCGCCAGCGGCACCATGTGGTCGATGTCGAGCGAGGACGCGCTCGTGTAGCTGGTCGCGTCGTAGTAGGAGTACCAGCGACCGCCGGAGATCGAGCAGCCCGACCCGACGCTCGGCGCGGAGTCCGCCTCGCTGAGGAGCACCTCGGCGCGCGTGTTGCACCCGTCGCCGTCGGCGTCGATCCAGTGCCGGAACAGGTCGCGGCTGTAGCCCGTGCGGTTCTCGGCGGCGACCGGCAGGTCGGCGACGGCCTGCGTCACCGGCGCCGAGTACGTCGCGGCGTGGGCCGGCGAGGGCGCGACCAGCAGGCTGCCGATCGCGAGGAGCGCCGCGAGGACGGCGGCGGCGAGGTAGGAGGTCGCCCGGTGGGCGGCAGGGGGGCAGGGCTGGGCGAGGTCGCGCATGGTGGTGCTCCCGAGATGGAGTGGACGACGTGTGCGCCCCCACCCTCCGCCGTCGGAGCGCGTCGGCGGAAGGCATGGGGAGGAAAACCTGGGTAACGCGCGGACGGCGAGTACGTTGTGAGCCACGACACGACGTCGTACCTCTCCACCCCCTGGAGGCCACCCGTGGGCGCACCGCTGGACCCGACCGCTGCCGCGTTCCTCTTCGCGGAGAGCCGCAGCATGCCGATGCACGTCGGGGGGCTCCAGCTGTTCGAGATGCCCCCGGACGCGGGGCCGGAGTTCACGCGCGAGCTGGTGCAGCGGGTGCGGGCGACCCCGGACATGTCGCCGCTGTTCCTCCAGCACCCGCACCGGTCGCTCGCGACGGGTGGCGCGTGGACGTGGCGGGAGGACGTCGAGTTCGACGTGGAGCACCACGTGCGCCACAACGCCCTGCCCGCGCCCGGCCGCATCCGCGAGCTGCTCGACCTCTGCGGCCGGCTGCACGGCACGCGGCTGGCCCGGGAGCGCCCGCTGTGGGAGTGGCACCTGATCGAGGGGCTCGCGGACGGTCGCATCGCGATGTACTCCAAGATGCACCACGCGCTCCTCGACGGCGTCGGGGCGATGCGCCTGCTGCAGAGCGTGCTCACCGACGACCCCGACCTGCGCGACATGCCGGCGCCGTGGGCGCGGCGCGAGCGGCCCTCCCGGCCGTCGTCGAGCCGCTCGAGCCTGGCCCTGCCGACGCAGGCGCTGAACGGCGCGCTCGCCGTCGCCGGCGAGGCGGCCGGGATGCCCACCTCCCTGGTGCGCACGCTCAGCCGCG
This Nocardioides alkalitolerans DNA region includes the following protein-coding sequences:
- a CDS encoding O-antigen ligase family protein, with product MTDERTRTVPTGAIRPTRGALVVAVGAALLVVVATVVVRLSATPVAALSAAGLLALLRGGLPRRALRTPLDLAVAAGLGAGVLAFWINGHGGSRLWAHLAFALAFYLLVGVQVAWRRGRTVLALAAAAAVGTTALVAVLQWVLGLDTGYCRAEIVGGADSCERAVTAVRVIGTLTNPNLLAPVLVLLVPVGCVALRGTLGPRVGRRWAQAAAIALGALGTTALVMTLSRGGLVSLVALTVAALALRNPSSRTLVGSALGVAAGIAVAFGTLLARFSLGPRTEVWRVSLELVREHPWGVGLGRSGPFIDARIPGDQRFYHSHNLWLTWLVEAGLPGLLAALTLSVVLAVLVVRGARRRDALSIAAGVGLAGFAVISLFDNPSFRTTVAVPLWTVVAILVAGELGARRRRGSPVDGVDQGSTRLAPNANTSW
- a CDS encoding DUF402 domain-containing protein: MTPAAGDAVRVEMSKHGGAPHWRYDAVVLGSDADGTWLGVPAGTHHERPGAAFDSAVDKVVRITAEHRVAALLDAGLWCDVYVDVATPPRWDLTGPVPVLRSVDLDLDVIRRADGTVFVDDEDEFADHRVSLGYPDDLVAAAEASSATTFAAVRDGAPPFDRATVAHWLDVLRALR
- a CDS encoding threonine/serine exporter family protein, whose protein sequence is MAAESLDARTLNLTLDLSLRVGEVLLSSGAGAADVTATMQSLARHLGVRHPEIDVTFTSLSMSYQADPGEPPIVQIRQVKQRDIDYDDLTKVDRLVTAVLTDEIDLVEARSRLAGIVSSGHGSPRWLVTGAWGFMCAGVTLQLGGSLVVVGLALVAAVLIDRVQLAMARRRLPTFYLQVAGGLVAAVLATGIAAVVPDVDVSLMVTANIIMLLAGIGFMGAIQDALTGFYVTASARILEALLATAGIIAGVSGGLTLASVVGVEITNVDPGRAGWVGVGMLALGSAVCAAAFAGATYAPRRSILPLAVVASLAILLYSAVREASDSRVWAAGIAAFGIGLVAYGVAGRVRVPPLVIVVPAIVPMLPGLTIYRGLSLLAEGGGSTSPGLLALVQAASVAVALASGVILGEYVAQPLKREAARLENRLAGPRLVGPLRARAARRR
- a CDS encoding glutamate--cysteine ligase, which translates into the protein MRIDFRGSPRPTLGVEWELALVDRTSRDLVSRAQEVLTTAHGRLEQPHLLHAELLRNTVELVTGVCDDVGEAMADLRTTYDVVAAAAAEHDADLFGAGTHPFASWSTQQLSPGHRYEELINRTQWWGRQMLIWGVHVHVGLPEQARVMPVLSALLTYYPHLQALSASSPVWAGTDTGYASNRALMFQQLPTAGLPFQFERWEEFEAFAHDQMTTGVIDDLSEIRWDVRPASHLGTIENRVCDGVSNFDELAALTALVHCLVVDLDTRLAAGETLTVLPPWHVQENKWRTARYGLDAIIILDAASNERLVTDDLDDLLTRLEPVARRLGCADELRSVADIPRRGASYQRQRAVTAGGGDLVAVVDAVVRELRDGIAPA
- a CDS encoding FUSC family protein; protein product: MEALPVDRIWAKGRLSASARVARWRSKRFQVAQCAIAAGVAWFLAADVLGHDHPFFAPVAAVLGLGTSYGQRLRRVAEVAVGVAVGVLVADLLVLQIGSGWWQLMLIVVLSMSTALLLDGGQLLVTQSAVQAIFVATLVPTPGGAFVRWTDALVGGAVALVAATLVPSAPLRRPREQAAVVVRKIAALLRAASEVMVDGDTERAFDVLADARATDFLIRELQDAADEGMSVVASSPFRFRHRDSVRRMSELVEPLDKALRSTRVLTRRTAIAAYRRRPVPPGYAVLCREISEAAEAVAGELAHNRMATDAQPLLLRAARGSAQLERTDELSVEVLLAQMRSVIADLLEVTGMEALEATDALPPVG
- a CDS encoding HNH endonuclease family protein; amino-acid sequence: MRDLAQPCPPAAHRATSYLAAAVLAALLAIGSLLVAPSPAHAATYSAPVTQAVADLPVAAENRTGYSRDLFRHWIDADGDGCNTRAEVLLSEADSAPSVGSGCSISGGRWYSYYDATSYTSASSLDIDHMVPLAEAWDSGASRWSSSRREAFANDLGFYGSLIAVSASSNRSKSDQDPAEWMPSGSRCRYVTEWVSVKHRWGLTVDAAEKQALTSYAAGCSQTVSVTIY